DNA from Palaemon carinicauda isolate YSFRI2023 chromosome 23, ASM3689809v2, whole genome shotgun sequence:
tggtaatctcagtgttgtcaggtgtatgaagacagagaagaatgtggtaaGAATGAGCCAGACTAATCAatgcatgtgtaggcaaatataaaatgagccgtaaccagagagagggaagaagaagaagaagaagaagaagtaatgatTAATGAAACAGGCGTCTTctctttttatcaaaataaaattttcactaagtgagattattattattattattattattattattgttgttgttgtggttattattattattatcatttattattattattattattattattattattattattattattattactagctaagctacaaccctagttggaaaagcaagctgctaaaagcccaagagctccaacagggtaaaatagcccagtgaggatatgagaaatgatgaacaattaaaataagatattttaaaacattaacaacaccaaGATGATTTGATAATAAAGACAGGAAACAGATCTTTCAGTTTTAAGAAGAGTCAATAAGAAAAATCATCAACTTCACATAAAGCTGCAGTATTTATTGACGCAATAATATGGTAAAGACATTGAAAAGGCGAAGGTAAATGTGATTAAAGTTAGTCCACCTATAGCAAGCCAACTCTCATTGAGATTGaaaagatcaaagttggagcaaatgcttttttgttgaccaggcggacatgagtctttttatagtttatttatgacatatttgtttttgatgttgttaatagtttatatatgacatgtctgttttgacgttgttaattattttagaatgatttattgttaatttgttctcttcatttatttatttccttatttcctttcctcactgggctatttttccctgttggagcccctgggcttatagcatcttgcttttccaactagggttgtagcttggataataataataataataataataataataataataataataataataataattggaaaatctGATAAGCCGGTTGATGATAAGAAAAAGATCTTGATAAAACTGATATGAGTCGGAAATACCCAGACAGGGACAAGTGTATGACATCGAAGGGTtgaataataggtagtaggttagccagggcaccagccacctgttgggatactaccgctagagagttattgggtcctttgactggccagacagtattactgaGTAAGggaggagagacttatgtcagccaacaCTCGCTGGAAGTTTTGGGCTTCTGTGAAGTTCCAGAGTCTGGtcaaagctgaaataaaacttacagtagtttggtcagggcaccagccacccgttgggatactataccgctagagagttattggctcatTTGACTGGCCTGGCAGTATTACTGAgtgaggagagacttatgtcagccaacaCTCGCTGGAAGGTTGAACTTCTCtggagttccactgattcaactgcctgatttaggaagatcattccacaatctggtcatagctggaataaaacatccagtaggttggtcagggcaccagccacccgttgggatactataccgctagagagttattgagtcctttgactggccagactacattGGACCCcgttctctggttatggttcatttttcctttgcctatacatacaccgaatagtctggcctattctttccacattttcctatgtcctcatacacctaacaacatatatatatatatatatatatatatatatatatatatatatatatatatatatatatatatatatatatatatcatcatcatctcctcctacgcctgttgacgcaaagggcctcagttagatttcgccagtcatctctatcttgagcttttaatttaatacttctccattcatcatctcttacttcacatatcatagttctcagccatgtaggcctgggtcatccaactcttctagtgccctgtgaagcCCGGTTaaaagttttggtgaactaatctctcttggggagtgcgaagagcatgaacaaaccatctccatctacccctcaccataatctcatccacatatggcacctgagtaatctctcttatagtttcatttctaatccaaatATATATTCAggatattatgataaaaaataggaaaaaaagtgaATCCTTTTTCGTAACCTTTGCATGTTTACAAtacaataacattattaatatcccGCCATCTAAGATAtctcatttatataaaaaactattattatgtATTGTAAAATCAACCGGAAGTTGACTAATTTAATCACTGGGATTTTTTTATGAATgttattatctttgatatttttgtttttgttttgttatcaTTTCCGCTACAAGCTAGCcccttgcatcatcatcatcatcatcatcattgacatatcattatcgtcatcattttattattattattattattattattattattagtatcatcatcgccattattattattattattattattattattattattattattattattattattatcattacttaataatattattattataattgttatttttattattattattattattattattattattgttattattattattgttgttattattagtatcatcatcaccattataattattattattattattattattattacttaataataataataatattattattattattattattattattattattattattagcagctaagttacaaccctagttgaaaaaaaaaaacaggatgctataagcccaaggtctcatacagagaaaatagccgagaacataaggaaaggaaatatggaaacagaaagaatagtgtccttgagtgtactctcaagcaagagaactctaacccaagacagtggaagaccatggtagagaggctatggtactaccaagaataaaaaaaaaataaaaacaatgattttggTATGTCAGTTCTAAGAAGTCCCTAAAATCTCATAGTAAAAATCTAGAACTCTCATAGTAAGACAAGAGGATAATACGATAATTCTTTATCTTTTATAACAACTAGCTGTGAAACCTTGCATCTAAAGTACGTTTGATAAATGTCATCAACGTGCGAGAACTGGGAAATCACAGACGTACAGACACGCAATATGGCTTGATTTATAAGCGTTCAAGAatctcatgtttaaaggtttaaaggcccctcatgaatggcagaggcaagggacagtgacattgccctagcaatcaggacaatgccctagagactgaccatatattatatgatcagcgcccaagcctcctatccaccaaagctaggaccagggagggccaggcagtggttgctgaggactcagcaaatagacctataggctcccccaaaccccccaaccttagctcacaaggatggtaaggttgcagacactaatggcactaacgagtctgagcgcgactcgaacccccgactggcaaacaccaggcagagacgttaccatctGTACAGAATGTAGCAAAAGTGTTGATACGTTGTTCCtcagttgccacttagtattaaatatCACATTTCACTTTGCAAACGtgtgaatgtacagtatatggCAACGTTGGTTTCCTCTCGTGTAGAATTTTAtcatttaaaggtgtctggttacagttccagtttcctcagaatagatgctcaccagaacgtcagctgggcaagccccccccccccactgtgttGCCCAACCGCAGCAGTTGCCTCCCCAGTGAACAGCATAAACTCACCAtcacgggctgggatcgatctgctgccatgcaaatgctagacgAACGCCCACTGTGATGCCCAAtggcagcagtggcctccccagttaacAGCATAAACTCATGATcccaggctgggatcaatctgctgccatgcgaatgctaggcaaacacccactgtgatgcccaaccgCAGCaggggcctccccagtaaacagcataaactcacgATCATGGGctggggtcgatctgctgccatgcgaatgctaggcaaacacgttaccgctgtactagcgAAGAGGTTAGTACGATATACTATTTAAAAACATTAGATTGTTAAAAAAACTTTTCAagttaaaataatatttcaaaacaaataaagTGGTCTGGGTTTTAActtatgacttaaaaaaaaaatcagaattttgttGGTTCCATCTTATGACGTGGCTGATGATCATTGTCCTTGAAGATTGTAATTTCCCAAAGATCAGCTCAGACATTACAATTCTTGGGATATATGACTTGAAGGATGGCATTTTTTAATTTTGTCTACAAGTATGATAACTCGGCTAGGGTAGAATAGTGTAaaggttttgattattattattattattattattattattattattattattatcagctaagctacaaccctcgttgagaAGTTCAAGGTCTCtaatagtgaaaatagcccagtgaagaaagaaaataaggaaacagatagaatagtgtgccccagtgtacccttaagcaagagaactctaacccaagtcagagGGAGaacatgctacagaggctataacactacccaagaataaagaacaatggtttgattttggagtgtccttctcctagaagagcttcatacactagctaaagaatttcttctaccccttccaagaggaaagtagccactgaacagtatattgtagtagttaaccccttgaacaaagaagaattatttggtaatctcagtgttgtcaggtgtatgaggacagagaagtgtaaatgaataggccagactattcggtgtatgtgtaggcaaagaccaaATGAtcggtaaccagagagagggatccaatgtagtactgcctgaccagttacaggatccaataactctctagtggtagtctcTCCACCtaagaccagagagcaatggtttattttggagtgtcctcctagaagagattttcacaatagctaaagagtctcttctacccataacaTGAGGAATGTAGCCACGGAATATTACAAAGCAGTGGTTAAGAAGTGTACCAaacctgtgtcacacgatcgtacatagtaacgacatttcattttgtgtatatattatgcttgtatcttccctctcccctcgcactgataagaacctgaaataacgtgactgtttttctcaccgttaactgttaaccggtgcggtgtcggttgaacatgaaattgcctgttatgtcttttgtgtcctttttgcctggagtttatgtatataaaaacggatgttctataataaagttactcagttgctttcatcctgcctttgagtcacaaccttctctcggctcgtcacagaagcATAAGACATACCTACACGTGACATATACCCTTATCTTATCCAGTACTTCGTACACGAAGAAGGGTAAATCCCACCTTTATCCTTTCTACTAACGTTATCCTTGAGGGCTTGTCGTAAGCCTAACATTATCAGAGACTCAGTCAATCTAGATTATAACTCTGAATACTTTTGGAAATTGGAATGTTTTATACTTTggtctataatttttttcattttctctatgtTATTCAACCTGCTTCTtgggttttatttttctttagatttggttattattattattattatttttattatttcctaagttacaaccttagttggaaaagcagatgctataagcccaaggctccaacagggaaaagtagcccagtaaggaaaggaaatgagaaattattattattattattattattattattattattattattattagccaagctacaaccttagttggaaaagcaggatgcttcaagtccaagggctccaacaaggaaaagtagcccagtaaggaaaggaaatgaggaattattattattattattattattattattattattattattattagccaagccacaaccttacttggaaaagcaggatgctataagctcaagggctccaacagagaaaagtagctcAGTAGGGAAGGGaagttttgaaatatataaactaaatgagaagtaatgaataattaatatgaaatattttaagatcagtaattacgttaaaatagatctgtttaGATTCAAACGATTGCATTTTCTAcggtaattttatttatatgtttatctttTATCAAATGGGTAATACTTATGTACAGTTCGACACATGAGTCCCTAGCACAACTTACTCCGAAGAAacgcaccttgtcacacccttactttatGCACATTAACCAAAAAGATAGCGCAAGGAGTGCTAGCAGAGGTATtgtcagttctttttagtgaggcagatttgcaccgactcgcagcggttcccttttagctcggaaaagtgtcctgattgctgattggttggtcaagataattctaaccaatcagattgcaggaaacttttccgagctaaaagggcactgctgcaagtCAGTGGagatacgcctcattaaaaaaaatttaaagtataGTGAGCTGGGCTAAACGCAGGAACTAGCTGAACGGTAAGGGTGTGGATGGGTGCACCCAGATTAGTCAAATAAGACTTATGAGTCACTCAAATTATCAAATAAGACTTATGAGTCACTCAAATCTGTCAAATAAGACTTATAAGTCACTCAAATCAGTCAAATAAGTCTTAGAAGTCACTCAAATAAGTCAAATGAGACTTGGAAGTCACTCAAATCAGTCAAATGGGACTTGGAAGTCACTCAAATCAGTCAAATAAGACTTGGGAGTCACTCATATCAGTCTAATAAGGCTTAGGAGTCACCCAAATCAGTCAAATAAAACTTGGGAGTCACTTAAATCAGTCAAATAAGGCTTAAAAGTCACTCAAATCAGTCAAATAAGACTTGGAAGTCACTCAAACCAGTCAAATAAGGCTTAAAAGTCACTCAAATCAGTCAAATGAGGCTTAAAAGTCACTCAAATCAGTCAAATAAGACTTGGGAGTCACTTAAATCAGTCTAATAAGGCTTAGGAGTCACTCAAATCAGTCAAATAAGGCTCAGGAGTCACTCAAATCTGTCAAATAAGACTTGGGAGTCACTCAAACCAGTCAAATAAGGCTTAGGAGTCACTCAAATCAGTCAAATAAGTCTTGGAAGTCACACAAGTCAGTCAAATAAGGCCTAGGAGTCACTCAAATCAGTCAAATAAGGCTTAGGAGTCACTCAAATCAGTCAAATAAGACTTGGAAGTCACACAAATCAGTCAAATAAGGCTTAGGAGTCATTCAATCAGTTAAATAAGGCTTAGGAGTCACTCAAATCAGTCAAATAAGACTTGGAAGTCACACAAATCAGTCAAATAAGGCTTAGCAGTCACTCAAATCATTCAAATGGGACTTGGAAGTCACTCAAATCAGTCAAATAAGACTTGGGAGTCACTCAAATCAGTCAAATAAGGCTTAGGAGTCACTCAAATTAGTCAAATAAGTCTCATGAGTCACTCAAATCAGTCAAATAAGGCTTAGGAGTCACTCAAATCAGTCAAATAAGACCTGGAAGTCACTCAAACCAGTCAAATAAGGCTTAAAAGTCACTCAAATCAGTCAAATAAGACTTGGGAGTCACAATGAAACCTGAGAGGTCTAATATAAAGGATTGAAATAGAGAAAGACGTGTTTAAAAATCTGACATTTATATAAAAATCACAATGACTCAATAACTATAAATTAAAAATCAATTTACACGTTTGGTTATGATGACTTAATGCTAGAATGTAAAGTTACATCAAGATATTGATTTGTgaaatgatgaagattattatgtaACTATtcttatgatatataaataagtgtgattgaattatatatatatatatatatatatatatatatgtatatatatatatgtatatatatacacacatatatatataaatatatatatatatatatatatatatatatatatatatatatatatatatatatatatatatatatatatgcatatatatatatatatatatataaatatagatatatatatatatatatatatatatatatatatatatatatatatatgtgtgtatatatataaatatatatatatatgtatatatatacacatatatatataaatatatatatatatatatatatatatatatatatatatatatataatatgtgtgtatatatataaatatatatatatactgtatatatatacacatatatatatatatatatatatatatatatatatatatacagaagatcctcaacttacaaacttaattggttctaaGGAGCTGTTTCTAAGTCGAACTGTTtctaagttgaattttttttttttttaaatttaggcctGGTGTAGGCCTAATCTGAATCCCATGACTATGATTTCCtgatacaaaagtcaacaaatggtcaagtttcatatgaaatagatatgagGTTATTACAGATGTcaatttgcttactgtattaaatgatacagtattgttttattatagtagttcttcatctttgttattttcagttggttttctgtttgtaagtcgaatgtttgtgagtcgaatgttcgTGAGTCGGATGTTCGTGAGTTGGATGTTCGTGAGTCGGATGGTCGTGAGTCGGATGTTCGTGCGTTGAATGTTCGTGAGTCGTATGTTCGTGAGTCGGATGGTCGTGAGTCGGATGTTCGTGAGTCGGATGGTCGTGAGTCGGATGGGCGTGAGTCGGATGTTCGTGAGTCGTATGTTCGTGAGTCGGATGTTCGTGAGTCGGATGGTCGTGAGTCGGATGGTCGTGAGCCGAATGTCCGTGAGTCGAGTGTCCGTGAGTCGAATGTTCGTAAAGTCGAATGTCCGTAAGCTGAGGACCTTCCACTCTGCATTAGTGTGTGATACAACTAATGTACAACTGCTCTAGAAGTCATACTACTTGTATGTACCGTCGTGAGTCGTATGTTCGTGAGTCGGATGTTCGTGAGTCGGATGGTCGTGAGTCGGATGTTCGTGAGTCGGATGGTCGTGAGTCGGATGGTCGTGAGTCGGATGGGCGTGAGTCGGATGTTCGTGAGTCGTATGTTCGTGAGTCGGATGTTCGTGAGTCGGATGGTCGTGAGTCGGATGGTCGTGAGCCGAATGTCCGTGAGTCGAGTGTCCGTGAGTCGAATGTTCGTAAAGTCGAATGTCCGTAAGCTGAGGACCTTCCACTCTGCATTAGTGTGTGATACAACTAATGTACAACTGCTCTAGAAGTCATACTACTTGTATGTACCGCATGTtgacatatttatacaaataattgATTATCAGAGGCTGAAATCACACGTTCGAATCTCGCTTATACCTGTAAAAAGTCAGTACCTGAGGAAGAGTAGCGTAAAGTCTAAAGAAAAGGAAACTTCTCAGTTTAtgtttggatatacagtatatccaaagACACCTGCTTTCTAAGTTATAATAAGGGATGCTTACTGTCGATCATGATCCTCGATAGTTGGTTGGGTACCTGACTGTTAAGGGATGGTGGTGGGTCATAGTCGTTATTGagaatgtaacaatatatatatatatatatatatatatatatatatatatatacatatatgtatatatatatatatatatatatatatatacatgcatacactcacatatatatatatatatatatatatatatatatatatatatatatcttgaaaaagtGTAATGTAGGAGAGAATTGGATGTTTTGAAAGTAcactgagaaaatatatatatatatatatatatatatatatatatatatatatatatatatatatatatatatatatatacatatatatattgtgtgtgtgtgtgtgtgtataagggtcGTAAAAGGTATGAAGGATCATCTTACAACAGTTTATGGTaatatggtaataataacaacagtcatgataaaaaaaataatgttgataatggtaataatactaaCAAATATTAACAACCGCTTAAAGTTTATGGCCCttttttccaataagttatttcaaTACAGAGAAATATAAACTGAAATACAACAGAATTAACCATAGCATAAAATGGTTTAATCTATGAGGTGAAATTGAAGTTCTATGAATTATTCTGTGCTCTTTTCAGTTAACGTCATTTCGAAATTCATCGGTAAACGTCTGTTCCTTTCTGTTAAAGGCAACACATAAATGATCTAGTTCGCTTTGATGATCAACATCCATCATTAACATCCAAACACTCGTGATGTTGCAATGTTTAGTTATTCAGGTTCTTGTTTGAACTAAACCCACTCCAAGCAAGACCTCACGAAGGTGCTATAAATGTTTAAGAATCTCACTGATGAAGTTTGAGGTCAGCCTTAGGAAAAAGAATAGTTTCTAGGTAACACTTGAATTTTCAAGCCCATAAATAACATCCAAGCACTCGTCATGTTCAATCAGTCAGAATCGCGTTTGATCCAAACCCAGTCCAAAAAGGACCTCACTAGGCTGCGACAAATTTGAAGATATTCTCGCCTAGAAAAGTCCCCCTTACAGATGCAAGTTTGAGGTCTGCCTTAAGGAAAAGAATACTTCCTAGCCAAGGACATCCTATGGACATCGACCTGGTACTCTTTCTGAGAGGCAAGTTTAAACCAAATCTACTTCAAGCAGGATTTCTCGAGGGTGCGACAAATTTGAAGATATTCTCGCATAGAAAAGTCCCCCTTACAGATGCAAGTTTGAGGTCTGCCTTAAGGAAAAGAATACTTCCTAGCCAAGGACATCCTATGGACATCGACCTGGTACTCTTTCTGAGAGGCAAGTTTAAACCAAATCTACTTCAAGCAGGATTTCTCGAGGGTGCGACAAATTTGAAGATTTTCTCACATACAAAAGTCCCCCTCACAGATGCTAGTTTGCGGTCCACCTTAGGAAAAAGAATAGTTCCTAGCCAAGGACATCCTATGGACATCGACCTGGCAGTCCTTCTGAGAGTTAAGTTTAAACTAAACTCACTTCAAGCAGGACCTCATTAGGATGCGACAAATTTTAAGATATTTGCACTTGGAAAAGTCCCCCTCACAGATGCAAGTTTGAGGTCCGCCTTAAGAAAAAGAATAGTTCCTAGGCAAGGACATCCTACGGACATCGTCCTGCCACTctttctgagagtaaggcagaggGGACGACCACGTCGACACATCCATGGGAACATTGAAAGAACTGGCTCGCGAGCTATCTTGGAGTTCGTAATCGCCAGCCAGGATGCCCAAGTGCCTCTCTTCGCACTCTGAAATAGTTCGCACCTTCATTCGATTCAGGGCCAGCAGATGGTCTGGACTGCTGGTTGAAATGGAGAACACGGACTGCTGGCTCCTCTTGAAGGTGGTTGGTATCGCCAACCTACCAGGGGTCCTTGGCATCGGCATCTGTCGCCAAGTGACGAACGCCAGGAACTGGCAGTAAGCCCTGCGGTACTTCTCGTTGCTGACCACGTAGATGAAGTTGTTGATGAAGTACTGGCACCAGTAGAGGCAGTAGATGAGGATGCCTATGTTCTTCGTGTCGTCCACGTTTACGACGGCGATGTTGTATGCGCAGAGGGGGATGACGCAGATCAAGTAGACGAAAAGCAGCATCAGGATGACTCTGGTGGTCCGGCTCCTACGTAGGCCTTCCTTCAGCCTGGATCCTCCTCTAGTTCTGAATtgagatggttattattattattattattattattattattattattattattattattatgagctgaCATGCTTAAGAGAATTATGTCCCATTTTCCATCtactttgatgataaaaaaaacatgtttacaCAAAGGCCATTAACTTACATATAGCAAgagtgtaaaaaaagaaaatttttaccaAAGCTATCAGGCAATCTAAAGAGTTCTTGGAATAAATACGAAATTGTTTCCATAAATAAAGGCAATGCATATGAATGAAACGTAAATCGAAGGAATATCAATGATTTTGCAAAGACCATTGATAAGAGACTCGATATTCCTTATCTTTCTATCCAAATGTGATATGTaagtctccaaaaaaaaaaaaaaaaattaccagttaTCAGACAATCTAGAGAGTTCTTGTAATAAATACCTATTtttttcatactactactactactactactactactactactactacaacctaagctgcaaccttagttaaaaaagcaggatgctttaagccctataaggtctccaacagggaaaatatcccattgagaagaagggaaataaggaaacatagaaaagtatgcctgaatgtaccctcaagacagtggaagaccatggtacagaggctatggcactacaaatgAGTAATATGAATAGATGgtatagtgtgactgagtgtaccctcaagcaagagaactctaactcaagatagtgggagaccgtggtacagaggctatggcactacaaatgAATGATATGAATAGATGGAATAGTGtgactgggtgtaccctcaagcaagagaactctagctcaaaacagtggaataccatggtacagagtctatggcactgcaAATGAATTATATGAATGAAACTTAAGATATTGATAGTACTCACACGGTGAACGGCAGAATATGAGCATCATTGCTATGTATTTGAATGAGGATGACGATGTAGCCAATGAGGATGAGAAAGCAAGGTACAATGCTCTCCAGGGCGAAGAACAGCATTCGTGGAGTTTCTCCTATAAAGTCACATTTGACATACTTGTTATTGTATCCGAAGGAGTTCacctgtgaggagagagagagagtgaagattaTAATGGATTAACTTTtggttatttttcaattttatagaaAATGTATAAATTATCATCTTGGACCTATTGAGAATTTGCTTGGCTAATTTTTGGACCAAATGGGAATTTACTTTGATAATATCTTGGACCAAATGAAAATTTACTTTGATAATATTTCGGATCAAATGAGAATTTACTTGGCTAATTTTTGGACCGAAGGAAAATTTACTGGGCTAATTTTTGGACCAATTGAAAATTTACTTTGATAATATTTTGGACAAAATAAGATTTTACTTTGAAAATATCTTGGACCAAATGAGAATTTACTTGGAAAATATTTGGACCAAATGAGAATTTACTTTGATAATATTTTGGACCAAATGAGAATTTACTTTGATAATATCTTGGACCAAATGAGAATTTACTTGGCAAATTTTTGGACCAAATGAGAATTTACTTTGATGATATCTTGGACCAAATGAGAATTTACTTGGCAAATTTTTGGACCAAATGAGAATTTACTTTAATGATATCTTGGACCAAATGAGAATTTACTTAGCTAATTCTTGGACCAAATGAGAAT
Protein-coding regions in this window:
- the LOC137617014 gene encoding G-protein coupled receptor moody-like; its protein translation is MGEYSFPQYGNNSSCGPDEFTCCSLDKNPDQWALILGMVVTMFVIVVGSSGNLLTLCTLAHQFSMKRRNRFIKDMTPDTVLVTNLAIADLFYSAINLPFIFVTYYRIYSDSDGCPWDQDSVPCKVSAFLRYWNAISEWMTLGLMALERSVCIYKYRSYQRKSRWFTTNKTVFYCVLIWCFGMICQIPTLTSVNSFGYNNKYVKCDFIGETPRMLFFALESIVPCFLILIGYIVILIQIHSNDAHILPFTVTRGGSRLKEGLRRSRTTRVILMLLFVYLICVIPLCAYNIAVVNVDDTKNIGILIYCLYWCQYFINNFIYVVSNEKYRRAYCQFLAFVTWRQMPMPRTPGRLAIPTTFKRSQQSVFSISTSSPDHLLALNRMKVRTISECEERHLGILAGDYELQDSSRASSFNVPMDVSTWSSPLPYSQKEWQDDVRRMSLPRNYSFS